The genome window GGAGCTTACATTCTCTAGTCCGTGTTCTCCACTTAAGGTTCACTTCCTTTtacagacattttttttttacagaaattttttgcgaatcactttctctgcttttttctcctgttttgctctctttcggatttttgggtaggTTTTCACGCCAAGCTTGTTCCGTTTAGGCATCAGGATGATATTTTTCCGGAATCCTTGTAAAGTATTGAACTTTTTTTGAATGGGTCCTTCACTGTGTCCAGTTTCACATCACCTTGAATACTTATGACTCTAAATCTTTGGATATTGACAGCGGGAATTCAGCTGGTCTATTACCATGGTAAGGAAAATTCCCCGTTTTATTTCCTGGTATCGTTCATATTGCAATTTTTTACCCTTGGATGGTCATATCACATATCTGCTTACTCTCTCTGCATATCTGCCTACTCTACCTGAAAGTAAACGCGTCTAAGCATCCACGTCAGTAGGTGCATCCGCATGGCGATAGTCAAGATAGATTAGGTCAGGTCATCCTTAAACGCCCTAGAGGATCATCCAAGTTTCCCTGCTTCATATTACGAGAATATTACGAGCACTTCTGTGTGGATCCCCCGAACTTTGAACCTTCATGAGTCCCGTAAGTAAAATTTAACGTTGGTTAGGTTACCCCCATACCATACCATACTTGAAGTAGgaaatgtaaaattttctttcacagaatgtagtcatatggggtaccaaatgaaaattCTCGATTATGTAGTATTCTTTAAAGCGGCTCTGACGTTAGAATTCCTTTAAGCGCTTCGATCTCTCACGTGCCATTCTACAAAATTCACGTTTCTATTTCGACCCGTGGGTCCGCGGGTACCGCGTTCAAGGAACGTGAGATCCACAAtggatcacagtctcgatccctATTTCTTCCGCCTCAGATGTTTATTGAGGCGCAATCTCTGAGCTCCCTTCCTtgatatcctcaggccattattttggaggatatCTCTAAGTTAAAGTTTTTCGGGGTACAGAAGgaggagaaaaggaagaagttcTCAAACTGACCAGAGAATTAATTCATTATATTAAATTGTATATTCATGccaaaatgaaattaacaaaaaaaaaaactgaatactTATGTAAATAGGTTATCAAATTAAGGATGTGTCCCGCGCTAACGAAAGGCCGGTAGCAGCGAACCAACCAAGCTGCAATCCTCATGTCGCTATTATTCGGCTTTCATCGGTCCCGTTGTTGCTTTTTCTTTATCTTCCGAAGACTCCTCGTCATCCAAACTTTCACGTCTTGTCCAACAATCAATTGGAGCCTGTCACCGCTGGCTCGCCTCGCGCCATCGAACattctcatcatcaacggcgcaacaaccggtatccagtctagacctgccttaataaggaactgcagccATCTCGGTTTTACGCCTAGGTCCATCTCtcaccctaaaagctgtctggcgtcctgacctacgccatcgttccatctcaggcaggttctgcctcgttttcttctattttctaccataatcatcctcatccatatggaaccaccccaacctattgagccggattttatccacaacttgacgtcatggtatcgcttagagatttcttcgttatgtaggctacggaatcgtgcatcttcatgtagggggctaaaagttcttcggagggttcttctctcgaacgcgaccaagagttcgcaatttttcttgctccgaggaatacaggaggactggcaagatcattgtcttgtacagcaagagctttaaccctatggtgagatgtttcgagggaaacagtttttataagctgaaatagattctATTAgcggccaacaaccgtgcgcggatttaatcgtcatagctgttctcggttgagattttcgatcctagataggagaaatttcaacggcctcaaagttgtagtctcctatcttcattattttcgtttgaccagtgcgattcgatgttgttctttCTGtgactgacgttgccaccatatacttcgtcttgccttcattaatgtgcggccgcttgctcgatctggatgaaggtagactgtacatatcgggtggttcttcccataatatcaatatcgtcagcataggccgatagttggatggatttgaagcggtgaatcactttctccagggccatgtTAAGACGGCATGTtagtcttagaccgttattgatgttgctcgCAGCCACTTTTTCCCTCCTCCTCTTTTTACTTGTTTATAGCCTCATGACTGGCGTATTGCATAAATTTTTCTCTCATCAACGGACACTAACTTAACACCAGAGTTGAGAAGTTCCTCGGCTGTTCCAAATCATCAACTTTCTTCAATTTTCGTGACTCATTGGGGACCTCGATTTTTGATAAAGCTTAGCTGGTCGGCGGACAGAACTAGAATGGCGGATTGACAGATTGTTATCATCATCCACTCCTCACTCGTGAAGTTCACCGGCCGTTAATCAACTGTCCACCATGAATAGGTCTCGATGCCGCTACGGTCGGCTTTGAACTTctggagttcatgttgcagtatgttgcagcaacatacaCAGTAGTGTCGACGGGTCCGGTAGATCATTCTCCTTTGTCAcgtcaattcgcccgaatgcattcaataatgtggaatatgcggcgaaatttaaagtaattgcacattatagaatgcattattcgatcaaattaatcccgaaaaaggcgAATAAAATCCCACTTCCGTCGGGAAGCCGCGGCCTCTACACCTAATTCGTATCTATGGTTAGTCCCCTGTGTTTTCCTCATTAGGAGGAAAGACCTAACGAACCTTAAATAGTCAAACCCTTTACTGTTGTATTCTGGTTTAAGAACACTGGAGAAGGAATTCCATCAACGTTGAGACGCCGGCTTTCCTTAGTTCTTTAGGCGAAGATTCCGGCCTTAATCTTGACCGAAATTTTGAACCATTTTACCCCTTCAGAAAAATTTTTGTTCCGTATTTCTTTTTCGGGTATCGTTTCTTCTCTTGTCAAAAACTTTATAATGATTCGTTGCGGATGGTAACTTTgcgaaaaaaattattcacatTGAGTGCAATAGCAGATTAAGAAGAATTCGGCGAAATTCGTTGATAAGCTGCCAAGTCCTTCAAACCTTTCACTTGATAACAAAATTCTCATTTTCCCTCCCGCTCACATATCCTCCCATTATAAATACTCATCAACTaacttttcctctttttctgttttattctaCAAGTTGATCCCTGTAACAAACGAAATCCATTCTAAATAGTATGTAATGCGAGTGAAAACACCAGGACTGCGACTTCCACAACCAGTTCCAAACGATGCAACTCCCACTAACTTCGGATATCCATTTGTATCTCTAACGAAAAGTGgcccaccagagtcaccttcaCAAACTCCCCGACGTCTTTGTCCGCTAAAACAAATATTCGATTGTTTGATCAACAGCGGAAAGAATTTCATGCAATCCTTGTTTCCCAAAATATGTCCTTGTGTATATCGGAGCAATGATGATAGCTTTTTTGGTTCTGAATACGTTCGAAGTTGGATTTAAAATCGTGGAATCATCCTTCAAATGCAAGGTAAAATGCACTTACTTTTGTTTGACGAAAACCGTCCCCAGCCACTTGTCCATGCTTTCGATCCTTCGAAGAGGTCAGTTTTTATCCCCAGGTTCGGCATCTTAATTGGGTGTATTCGGTCTAAAAggagaaaatagaaaataagtATTACTGAGGGAGGTCGCATAATTATGATAATTGATTACCTGTCAATACAATTGAAGGCACTAAACGAATTAGAGCAATATCATTCGCTAGGGTAATTTTGTCCCAAAAAGGATGAGGGGTGAGTTGATATATTTCAACTGTACGAGTGACACGACCATGTTCATATTCGTCTTTTCTGTTCCTGGCGCCTAATATAACAGTCAACGATATTGTGCTATAAATCGATACAACAGTTTAAGGGCTACGTAATGCTTAATTACAAACTTTATTGTACTTTCGATATACATCATTTCAAGAGCTAGTTCTCGGACTAAGAAAGAgagcaactggttcccgaactaccgaatattcaaatgaaaattgatttttatttttagaagtGAAAAACTTCTTTAATAAATTGTAGTGAAAATATTATGTACTTATCCAAACAGTGCGCTGCAGTTAAAACCCAATCTGGACTGATTAGTGCGCCACCGCACCAATACTGAGGTTTCGTATAATTTCTTCGAATTTGTAATCCTACTTGGAACGGAAATTCACAATCATCTGCAATTTGTCCCTCATTGATCCGTTCCTGGTAAAGTTCCATCAGTTCTGTTAATTCCCTCGGAATATCTTGGATTTCAGTTTTAAATTGAGTCAACTTCGGGTTAATCTCTGCAATAAAAAGAATATTTTATGATATCAGTTATCAACTTTTTTTGTGTTTGAGTAAGTTATACTTTGATTAAGCTTTTCCGTTccatttttcaattcatttgaaATTGAGAAGCTCGTGTTGGTTGCTGTCGTGCTGCTTGCTGGGCTTTCACACTTTGAATTTAAGGCACTAGCGCCTCCTAAAACTAAACAAATAGAAATATAACAAAAAGTTAATATTTTCATTGCTTCTTGCTGGAAATTGTTTGCAAAACAGTCCAATGATCGAGATTTTCAAGTTACTTTTATAGTCGCGTGGCTGTGGTGAAAATTTTCCAACTTTTTCTGATCGTGATAGTAATTTATTGAAATCCAATTAATATCATTTACTGATAGCAATCATTGGTAATATGCGCCAACCAGCAAGAGAAGAGCCAGATACATTTTATTACTCTTTAATGACTCTCTATCGACATCATTGGTTTTAATGATTTCAAATAAACGacaatagaaagtgttgaggagAGTTGCTCGATCGAAGAACTAAAAATACCAATGTTGACTTTCAGCGACTCTCTGAGTTGAAAACGCTGTAATCTTGATTTGATGCATTCTAGTGCTTAGATTCTAGCTCCGAGAGAGAGGAGAGTCGTAGGTCTTTCAATGTTTTGATTATGACAACATCGCTAGACTAATCTTTTTCAATGATATATACCTTAAAAGATAGAGCTCTATCTTAAATTACAATATGGAGAAGCTTCACTATTCATAGTACAACCTCCTGTTTGACTGTCCAGAACAATCTTGAACTGTCATTGAATTTCCTAAATCTGGCACACCCTTGGTCCTCCTAAATACCTCGGGTTTTTTTCTAGACTTCTGTTTGTCTACCTCGATCAAATAGAGCATGAGAAAGAGGCATGGAGAGTCAGATTGAACACGGACATCGGTAAAGGGAAGAGATCACCACCATTAAAAAGATTTCATCAAGCTAGCGTTACATCCTTAAATTATTCTCCTTTGCCATTTGTATTCAGAGTTTCGATCATCGTAATTAGATTTACCATTTCTCCCGCGCATGGTCCGGGTGAAGTCGAgaagtcctcaaaccaccaTATAACTCGTCACTATTTCGGTTGAAACTTTAGTatcgtttcccatcgatttgAATGCTCAGACTACATGACGTGAACGTAACATCGAGGGAACTAATCATACAATTTATTGATAAAGCCAGCCATGCACGGTCAGGCAGATCTGCCAGTCAAGCCTAAGCGGTAGACAGTCCATCCGGCCAACTGTTGGACTGAAAACACCGTTCACGTACCGTCAAGCCGGGCGACACCATGTGTTCAACTCTGGTCCTGAAAGGCGTTGCAAGCATACAAAAAATGCCATCCACGTACAGTTAGTGCTGTCGGTTACGCCGGAAGAGCCCGCAATGCTTCCGCCTGCCAGTTGAATTGGATGCACAATTCAcgtatcattagttcaactctggacgtgtAGAGGATTTAAGACGAGAATTTGATGTATTTCTGTTTGTGcgcatttataaaaaatgttgatTAGCGGTAACGATGCAAATTAAATTCTCTCATAGCGTAAACAAACAGCAACTAAAGAAGTATATCAACGGCCTTCagaacagtcaaaactgacagacaATTGCATCCTATCCACGTTACGGCCGCTGGTCAAATGCGGACTATTCAGACGTAATTGACAGCAAAATTGTCCGTGGATGGGCTTTATCTCCTTTGCGGTCAGATGGGCGAATCGTTTTTTAATTGATCACCGGCTGGCTGAACAGTCCAAACTGAGAGGCTAGCCGGATCCCACCCACGTTCCACCCGCCGGTCAACTATGCTCTGTTCAGACTAACTGCCGTAATTAAAGCAACGTCATATCGATAGCGAATGTCTTCATTTCAGACGTCATAATGGAGAGTTGTGCCATTGTTTCGGGACAACGTCCTCGTAAACGCGAGGTAGCATTTGTTGTCTTTATTGGTTATCCAGCAGTTGAAACAAGATCCTTTTTTCTGAACACTTTCAATATGGATAAGGACATCAGTCTAAGATATCCAAATTGCTCAgttcattaaggttttgtttgtaaaacaaaaccttattaaaatcggttcaatgtctgtctgtctgtcacaggcacttttctcagaaacggctataccgattgacacgaaattcggtgagaaggtgggaactgtggacccccagacatccggtgagtaatatcctccaacgttgagatttagggggggtccccatacatgtaaaaggggggtgtaaaaattgttatagtcatgcggggtatcaaatgaaaggtctcgattagtacttttcgaagccagtcttagttttgagatttattaaaaaggcggggagtgggaggggtgcaaagtgatgatttctttaacggagccattctcagaaactacccaactgaaaaatctgaaaaaaatcatgaagctgcctctatacggtacccaggccccaaaatactctccatatcgatatctgttcaaattaagttaataatagtatattaccatatttttgggaaaattgagtaaaaccccccttaagtttatgtcagagttataaaagttggtagtagtataaaacataagcatattatctccaagtttgatcaaaatcatactattagtaacaaagttacagtagctcaaagttgccttaccgtgtaaatttacaacccgaagtactaaatctgatatgctaaatgcatattcttaacgggctatgtacaaatgggatagttaaatatactcacacaagaaacaaacaaaacctttcatacctgaagcgtccagcttccggtttctcgacttgttttcatttgactcaGTCATCGGAAGTTCTGTTTTCTTTAAATCTAGTCCTAAACCGTAAATCTAGCAGACTGGAATCCTTTTCTTACAAGTGCATCAAGCTTTTCGTTGCCATCAAAAGTCCTATCAATTCAATTTAGATGGAGGTGATGGAGACAATATGCATTTTAGCATCCCTGTACTACCCTCGTAGACTCCCTCTGGCACAGATTTCTCGCATACATTTCTATTTGATTCCCTTATTTTTACCAATTTCTCTTTTTGAACCGGCGAAAATTCCAAGGCTCCCAGTTATTGACGTCTCAACTTTTGAAACCAGATAGAGCTTTAGTTACCTGAAATCGCTATCTTTTTTGAAAGTGGGGCTTGTAGTTTCGTAGATATAATACTGCGCCCATGTACCACACATGCCGATATGTTATTTAGTTGTAGTCTGTATGCTGCTAACCTTACATCCTAATTGTGTCAGAGTTCCAATAATGCCTGGAGGCAAGTATGGTGTACTCTTCCCGGCACTCGTAATCGGGATAAAACTTATAAATTGACTTTGTTCTACCTTTGACCATCATACTAGAGCTCCACAGATAAGCACAGGTCTTATCATGCCTTGATATATCCAATATTCAATGTGTTGTTTTACCTATTCGTTATGCTTCCCCTTACTCGTACGTCATGGGATTGATTTTTGTGGGACTTTATCGTAAGAGAGCAGAGCTCCCTGgcaaatttcgaagaattttacTATAAGAACGATActaatatcatcagcgtatcTATTtgattgccattcaccccttggtgggacaTAGCACGTCGACCAAGCCTACACACCATCGTTTACGGTTCgctaaaatgcgcttcaactccat of Hermetia illucens chromosome 4, iHerIll2.2.curated.20191125, whole genome shotgun sequence contains these proteins:
- the LOC119653459 gene encoding brachyurin-like, with the protein product MKILTFCYISICLVLGGASALNSKCESPASSTTATNTSFSISNELKNGTEKLNQKINPKLTQFKTEIQDIPRELTELMELYQERINEGQIADDCEFPFQVGLQIRRNYTKPQYWCGGALISPDWVLTAAHCLDNTISLTVILGARNRKDEYEHGRVTRTVEIYQLTPHPFWDKITLANDIALIRLVPSIVLTDRIHPIKMPNLGIKTDLFEGSKAWTSGWGRFSSNKKPKKLSSLLRYTQGHILGNKDCMKFFPLLIKQSNICFSGQRRRGVCEGDSGGPLFVRDTNGYPKLVGVASFGTGCGSRSPGVFTRITYYLEWISFVTGINL